The window TCAGCGCATGTTTGCGAGCTCGTATTTTACCTGTTATCACTTCACGTGCTGAATAATGTGTGCTGACCTGGAATGGCATAGTGAGCCGATGGGACCGACTCTTGATATTTGCTGCTTGCAATATTGCCGCGCTAGTCTGCTTCGTTCTTGTTATTGCTCTCTTTCCGGCCCTGAGTCTTGCAAGACCACGTAAGCTCATGCTCTTGTAAGTGGACCTTTTCGGATATGTCGGGTTGGTATGCATAGTGGTCATCTTGCTTACAACAATAACAGGTGGACACTGGGCTCTATTCTCTTCCTTTCCTCCTTCGCCGCTGTTATGGGTCCATGGGCATACGTGCAGCACTTGACTTCGACGCCGAGGCTGCCCTTCACTGCTGCCTACTTTGGCTCCTTGGGGTTGACCATTTACTTTTCGATCGGTGTAAGTCGCCTATTGAGACGCCTGCACAGCTCACCATTACTGACTTGTACATCGGCTGCAGCTCCAAAGTACAATCCTCACGATATTGTCAGGCCTTATTCAACTTGGTTGCCTAATCTGGTATCTGGTCAGCTACTTTCCCATGGGATCGAGCGGCCTTCGCCTTGTGAGCAGTTTTGGTGCGCGCAGAGCCGCGACTTGGATGACCGGGTAGAAAAAGGCGTTAGCCATGCGATGTATCAGACACCCCTTGTTGTTGGATTTTTTAATTGCTGCTGAGGTTCTCATCCTCGGGTTGTATGAATAATAGACGTATGATATTATTGGATTATTGTTGACGTTATCGGTTATGTATGAGGCGACGTCCTGCTTAATCTTGACCAAACGCTTTCCTGATGGTCACACAGCTCCCATGCCTACCTTGtgaggacgatgacggaTAATAAAGGGCGGCCTCGGTAATCAGGATATGTGGATAAGCGGGAGCTGCCCGGTGTTTGCGGGGAGGTGACAGAGAGTACCCGTAATTATCTCCACGTTTAGCCGATAGAACATGACGCTTGGCTGGTTCTTGGTGTTCCATTTCTTACCGACCTTGAACCTGGACTCTTTTGGGATCTCTCGCTTCCTGTAAGACCGAAGGCATCACCGCAGCAGTCAGAAGCCAAGGACCAGCACTGAATCCTTGGAGACTACGACCGTTGCGCAAGGCTTCCACCGTCGCCATCAAAAGAGGAATGCTTCCCTCAGACCCAACCGGGTATGTTTGAGTTGTCAACGCATTCGTGGCTTTTCCAGGAGGCGGCGAATCCTCCACCAATATGAAGATGGCCTTTCACATGCGAAGAAAGCCATGCCATCACAGAGATAAGGCAATTTTGCTCCCAGCCTGCTTTTTCATCTCTGCCTCTGTCGTTCAAAGAGGCCCAATGGGAACGCCATACAATATTATACTATCAAACGTGTTAGATACCAGGTTGCCTGTCCTTCCGCCGTAAGTGGACTGGGCCTGGCTTCTCGCTTCGGCCCACCTCCGCAGCTCCACGAATTGGCGGCACCGGCCGGTAATGGCTTTGCCCGCTCGGGAGCCTGTACGCAATGAATGCGATGAAACCTTCCAAACTTGTGTTCGCTCTGCCGCACCGGGACTTATCAAGATAGCGGTAGCAGTCGAGATTACAAAGCGACCACCTCTAGATTGTCCAATGTGAAGTGATAGGCAATAGCATACAATTCAGACACAGAAGGACGTTCGTCGTGAGAGGGTCTAGCGTAGGTCTTGACCGTTTAACCCCGCCTTCCTAATCAGGTTGGTGAGTGCAGTAGCGCGGCTTGTCTCTGTAAGCCGTTGTGACTCTTATTTTCCTGGCCATCATGATTTGATCAACACGAACCGGCCAGCTGCAATCAAAAGCTGGTACTGAGGGAACAGAAACCTGCCCCTCCGTTGTGTCACTTGCTCAGTTTCCCCTGAGCCTGGTTTGCGGGATCAAAACAAACCCCTTGGTCATTTTGAGCAGAGCTTGCTCAGAACGACATCTCATTGCAACATTCCTATATACCGCCACGCTGTGGGTAAACTACCACCTAAAACAGAGCGGAA is drawn from Podospora pseudocomata strain CBS 415.72m chromosome 1 map unlocalized CBS415.72m_1, whole genome shotgun sequence and contains these coding sequences:
- the SFT2 gene encoding Protein transport protein sft2 (EggNog:ENOG503NXSF; COG:U); this translates as MASSSFRNSINSLGWARRDTDLPVHTSRQTGLFSSLQSLNPFGGRGYVQLPTTEGPGAPLPAPSRREEEEGWFALSRWDRLLIFAACNIAALVCFVLVIALFPALSLARPRKLMLLWTLGSILFLSSFAAVMGPWAYVQHLTSTPRLPFTAAYFGSLGLTIYFSIGLQSTILTILSGLIQLGCLIWYLVSYFPMGSSGLRLVSSFGARRAATWMTG